In the genome of Triticum urartu cultivar G1812 chromosome 5, Tu2.1, whole genome shotgun sequence, one region contains:
- the LOC125509616 gene encoding purine permease 1-like isoform X3 — MEIEATPLSPQQQAYNGGGSEQRAGASAKPLYRNPVVVVNFLLMAVGTVSGPLLFRAYFLHGGSRKWLTCLLQTAAWPLLLPPLCVSFFSRRRRQREESATEAAPLSLMSGRLLAATVAIGLVIGVIDFLYAYGLAYLPVSTSSILVSTQLAFTAVFALVVMRHRFTAFSVNAVVLLVVGAAMLGLNGGGDRPAGVSRAQYYAGFAMTLGSAAMYGLVLPLMELSQAQHAARAGAPVTYTLVLEIQMVIGITATAFSAVGMLVNREFHVMVPSGDGIRMYLALL, encoded by the exons ATGGAGATAGAAGCGACACCGCTGAGCCCGCAGCAGCAAGCATACAATGGCGGCGGTTCGGAGCAGCGGGCCGGCGCCAGCGCTAAACCACTCTACCGCAACCCCGTCGTCGTCGTCAACTTCCTCCTCATGGCCGTCGGCACGGTGTCTGGCCCGCTCCTGTTTCGCGCCTACTTCCTCCACGGTGGCTCGCGCAAGTGGCTCACCTGCCTCCTCCAGACCGCCGCGTGGCCGCTCCTTCTCCCGCCGCTCTGCGTCTCCTTCttctcccgccgccgccgccagcgcgAGGAGAGCGCCACGGAGGCCGCTCCGCTCTCCCTCATGTCGGGCCGCCTCCTGGCGGCCACCGTCGCCATCGGCCTCGTGATCGGGGTCATCGACTTCCTCTACGCGTACGGGCTGGCCTATCTCCCGGTGTCCACCTCCTCCATCCTCGTCTCCACGCAGCTGGCCTTCACGGCCGTGTTCGCGCTGGTGGTGATGCGCCATCGGTTCACCGCCTTCTCCGTGAACGCGGTGGTGCTGCTCGTCGTGGGCGCAGCCATGCTGGGGCTGAACGGCGGAGGGGACCGCCCCGCGGGGGTGTCCCGGGCGCAGTACTACGCCGGGTTCGCCATGACGCTCGGGTCCGCGGCGATGTACGGTCTCGTGCTGCCCCTCATGGAGCTCAGCCAGGCGCAGCACGCGGCTCGCGCCGGCGCGCCGGTCACGTACACGCTCGTCTTGGAGATCCAGATGGTCATCGGGATCACGGCCACGGCCTTCAGCGCCGTCGGCATGCTCGTGAACCGCGAATTCCAC GTCATGGTGCCAAGCGGGGATGGTATACGTATGTACCTCGCGCTCCTCTGA
- the LOC125509616 gene encoding purine permease 1-like isoform X4 gives MEIEATPLSPQQQAYNGGGSEQRAGASAKPLYRNPVVVVNFLLMAVGTVSGPLLFRAYFLHGGSRKWLTCLLQTAAWPLLLPPLCVSFFSRRRRQREESATEAAPLSLMSGRLLAATVAIGLVIGVIDFLYAYGLAYLPVSTSSILVSTQLAFTAVFALVVMRHRFTAFSVNAVVLLVVGAAMLGLNGGGDRPAGVSRAQYYAGFAMTLGSAAMYGLVLPLMELSQAQHAARAGAPVTYTLVLEIQMVIGITATAFSAVGMLVNREFHSAGNSR, from the coding sequence ATGGAGATAGAAGCGACACCGCTGAGCCCGCAGCAGCAAGCATACAATGGCGGCGGTTCGGAGCAGCGGGCCGGCGCCAGCGCTAAACCACTCTACCGCAACCCCGTCGTCGTCGTCAACTTCCTCCTCATGGCCGTCGGCACGGTGTCTGGCCCGCTCCTGTTTCGCGCCTACTTCCTCCACGGTGGCTCGCGCAAGTGGCTCACCTGCCTCCTCCAGACCGCCGCGTGGCCGCTCCTTCTCCCGCCGCTCTGCGTCTCCTTCttctcccgccgccgccgccagcgcgAGGAGAGCGCCACGGAGGCCGCTCCGCTCTCCCTCATGTCGGGCCGCCTCCTGGCGGCCACCGTCGCCATCGGCCTCGTGATCGGGGTCATCGACTTCCTCTACGCGTACGGGCTGGCCTATCTCCCGGTGTCCACCTCCTCCATCCTCGTCTCCACGCAGCTGGCCTTCACGGCCGTGTTCGCGCTGGTGGTGATGCGCCATCGGTTCACCGCCTTCTCCGTGAACGCGGTGGTGCTGCTCGTCGTGGGCGCAGCCATGCTGGGGCTGAACGGCGGAGGGGACCGCCCCGCGGGGGTGTCCCGGGCGCAGTACTACGCCGGGTTCGCCATGACGCTCGGGTCCGCGGCGATGTACGGTCTCGTGCTGCCCCTCATGGAGCTCAGCCAGGCGCAGCACGCGGCTCGCGCCGGCGCGCCGGTCACGTACACGCTCGTCTTGGAGATCCAGATGGTCATCGGGATCACGGCCACGGCCTTCAGCGCCGTCGGCATGCTCGTGAACCGCGAATTCCAC
- the LOC125509616 gene encoding purine permease 1-like isoform X2, protein MEIEATPLSPQQQAYNGGGSEQRAGASAKPLYRNPVVVVNFLLMAVGTVSGPLLFRAYFLHGGSRKWLTCLLQTAAWPLLLPPLCVSFFSRRRRQREESATEAAPLSLMSGRLLAATVAIGLVIGVIDFLYAYGLAYLPVSTSSILVSTQLAFTAVFALVVMRHRFTAFSVNAVVLLVVGAAMLGLNGGGDRPAGVSRAQYYAGFAMTLGSAAMYGLVLPLMELSQAQHAARAGAPVTYTLVLEIQMVIGITATAFSAVGMLVNREFHSIKVEAETMWSSGNDGCKGGGKA, encoded by the coding sequence ATGGAGATAGAAGCGACACCGCTGAGCCCGCAGCAGCAAGCATACAATGGCGGCGGTTCGGAGCAGCGGGCCGGCGCCAGCGCTAAACCACTCTACCGCAACCCCGTCGTCGTCGTCAACTTCCTCCTCATGGCCGTCGGCACGGTGTCTGGCCCGCTCCTGTTTCGCGCCTACTTCCTCCACGGTGGCTCGCGCAAGTGGCTCACCTGCCTCCTCCAGACCGCCGCGTGGCCGCTCCTTCTCCCGCCGCTCTGCGTCTCCTTCttctcccgccgccgccgccagcgcgAGGAGAGCGCCACGGAGGCCGCTCCGCTCTCCCTCATGTCGGGCCGCCTCCTGGCGGCCACCGTCGCCATCGGCCTCGTGATCGGGGTCATCGACTTCCTCTACGCGTACGGGCTGGCCTATCTCCCGGTGTCCACCTCCTCCATCCTCGTCTCCACGCAGCTGGCCTTCACGGCCGTGTTCGCGCTGGTGGTGATGCGCCATCGGTTCACCGCCTTCTCCGTGAACGCGGTGGTGCTGCTCGTCGTGGGCGCAGCCATGCTGGGGCTGAACGGCGGAGGGGACCGCCCCGCGGGGGTGTCCCGGGCGCAGTACTACGCCGGGTTCGCCATGACGCTCGGGTCCGCGGCGATGTACGGTCTCGTGCTGCCCCTCATGGAGCTCAGCCAGGCGCAGCACGCGGCTCGCGCCGGCGCGCCGGTCACGTACACGCTCGTCTTGGAGATCCAGATGGTCATCGGGATCACGGCCACGGCCTTCAGCGCCGTCGGCATGCTCGTGAACCGCGAATTCCAC